AGGTTCCAGCTTGAGAGCAGGGCTTGGCCTCTCTGAGTAAGCACTGTGCCAGCCCCCATTGTGCCCTGCTCCCTACAGCATCTCAACCTGTCTGTCCTGTCTACATTTTCAATAGGTTTCCTCTTTTCCTCGATTCCCTCCACCTTCTCCCTCTAACTCACATCTCACAGTCCTTTCCCACATACCTTACCTTTCCATGCCTAAGCAACTCCAAGGAGCCCAGCCcccagaggagagggaaggggaagactAACGGCAGAACCCTTTAGTCTCAGTGGGAGAATTACTGGGAATGAGTAATAAGGGAGCAGGAGTGAATGCAGTGCTAAACATTAGATAGACTGAGGCTTGTAAAGTGGGAGCTGAAGGTAGGGAATGAGCCAGATATGAAACTGGAAGAAGACACTCTCAGAAATAGGAGTGGGCCAGAAGTAGAGGACCGGAGGGCAGGGATGGAGAATGTCAGGGCAAAGATCAGGATGGGAACCGACGGAGTGTCGGCGGTGGGGGAGATAGAGGATTAGATGCCAGAAGGGGCCAGAAGGTGGGAGggtgaagggaggagggggaggttcAGAGGCGGATTAGAGGATCAGAGATAGGGAAATAGAAGGagtggggggggagagagagagagagagagagggagggaggctatCACCGGGAGggtgaagggaggagggggaggttcAGAGGCGGATTAGAGGATCAGAGATAGGGAAATAGAAGGagtggggggggagagagagagagagagagagagagagaggctatCACCCCCACCTCACACACTTAAGAAGAAGGGAGGTTGTGGTGTCCAGCCCGAAGTGGGCTGCAGGCGTCCCTCGAGCAGCACACTGGCTGCGGCGGAGGGGCTGGTTAAGGGTCGGGAGTCAGCGAGGGGTTTGCGGCACGGCCGGCGGAAGCTCAGTAGTTGAACTGGCGCTGGCACGGCTGGTAGACAAAGCTGCCCTGGTGCTTGGGCCGGCGCGGACGGCTCTCGCGGGCGCGGTTCTGCCGTTGCACCACCTTGGCGCTCAGAGCGTGGCGCTCGGCCCGCTGCCGAGCCCGCTGCAGTCGCCGCGCCTGGCCCGCCTTCTCCAGCAGTGCGGCCCGCGCCGGCAGAGGGGCAGCGTGGTGCAGGGCCCGGGGTTCACGGCGAGCAGGCGCCAACTCCCTGAGGGGACAGAGCGAGGCAGTCAGAGCTAGACAAGTCGTGGGGGACGGAGGAGAGCGCTGGCACGTCCCACCCTGTTCTCACACCCTCGCACGATTTGGTCTCTGCTCCTAGGGGGGCGCACAATGCCCTTTTGTGGGTACCAGCCCTTCCTCCAATCCAACCTGGAGATGCCTACCGCCTCAGCGATCCCAAGACTCGAAGCTCTCTCTCTCAAGCCCCGCCCTAGCCACGAAGCCACGCCTCTACCTATCTCAAAGCCCCGCCCCTTTACCTTCAGGCCTAGCTTCATTCCGGCCCATGGGCCCCGCCCTTTGCCTCGAAGACCCGCCTCTAAAGGCCCCGCCCCGGCACTGCCAGTGGGTCTCCTGGGCTCGCTCCTGCAGCGGGGACCCTAGCCTCCAAGACAAGATTCTCTAGGCCTCCAGGCTCCGCCCCCGGCCGGCTCACCCGTCGCTAAGGTCTCCGTCTGGCAGGGCGGCGTCGGGGTGCGGGGAAGGAGGTCCAGGCTCCAGCACTATGGTGCTGCCGGTCACGTAAACGGACATGCTGGGGTGCTCGATGAGGAGGTCCTCCAGGGGGCTGCTCTGGAGGCGGGCAGGCCCGAGCCCAGGCCCTTCTGCAGTAAAACAGGCCGGAGGGGTAACAAACCAGCTCTCATCCATCAAGGAGGGTGCAGGCGGAGGGCGGCCCGCAGGGGCCGGGGCGGCCCCGGGGCTGGGTGGAGCTGTGAAGCTGTCTACGCGGCGCGGGAGGGGGAGCCATGCGGAGGAGGGGGCGCAGCAgggagggacacacacacacacacaccggacacaatggggcagggagagaaaaggCATCGTTAGTCCGACACGCAGCCCGGCCCGCCATACCCAATGGGCATCCACAGTCTCGACCTGCTGCCCTAGGGCGCGTGAGGTGTGGACTCCGACACTGCACCGCCAGGAGATGGCCCCAGCTTGCATGGGATGGGGCCCTGTTACCCTCCACCTCCAATATTACTGCCTCAGCCCCAATTTGCCCAGTAGGCCCGGGGGAACTCCCCAACCCCTTAGCAGCTCCCTGCTCAACCGCTCGGCCACTTGCCCTAATGACGACTTCACAGGCCCAGGAGTCAGTCCTGGCCCCAGACTCGGGCCTCACCCGGCAGGTCAATAATGAGCCAGCCATCCACTTCATCCTCCTCGGAGACGAAGGCTCGAGGGCAGTCAGGGTCCTCGGGGGGCGCCGGGGAGCTGAAGAAGAGGCTGGTGAGGCGCTGGAGCATGGTGGGGGAGTGAAGAGGCCTCAGGGGGGTGCCCTATGGCAGTGCAGAAACCTGGGAGGTAGAGAGGAGTCAGAGGCACCACAGACTGGTCTCCCCATTGTGGCTGGGGatacctcccccagcccccagaacaGTGATAAAGGTACAACAGGGATGCGTGGGAAAGCTttgtcatgtgtgtgtgtgtctgtgtgtgtgtgtgtgtNNNNNNNNNNNNNNNNNNNNNNNNNNNNNNNNNNNNNNNNNNNNNNNNNNNNNNNNNNNNNNNNNNNNNNNNNNNNNNNNNNNNNNNtgtgtgtgtgtgtgtgtgtgtgtgtgtgtgtctgtgtgtgtgtgtgtctgtgtgtgtgtgtgtgtgtgtttgtgttcccTTTCTGGTATGTCAGCCTGCCTTCaagcttttgttttctgcatGACCTTAGAAGTTATTTAACTTACCTgtgcttagttttctcatctgtcaaatggcaAGGATAATAGTATCCTCCTCTCAGCCCTTATaggaattaaatgagctaataataGTATCCTCTCTGGGCTctcataagaattaaatgagctaaacacaaagtgctcagaacagcacctgggcacagagtaagcattcaataaactAATCAACtagtttattattaataattattaatattgttgCATGCTCTAGGAGTGATATATATGACCAGACTCTGTCAGGGAAGGTTCCCCAGAGGATTGGACATCCAACCTGGACCTTGAAGGGTAAAAATAGTTCTCCAAGCAAGGAAGAAATCGCCCAATATTGTGATTatttatcatcaccatcatcatcatcatatagCTAACATTCATGTGCCAAGTACTATACTAAGCACTTTACCTATATTACCTCATGTAATCCCCATGATTACTCTAGAAAGTGGGTATAATTATTATCCCTTTtctataggtgaagaaactgaggctcagagatgtaaGATAATTGGCCCCAAATCTCAAAGCTAGTAAGACACAGAGGATTTTAACCCATGCAGATTCCAGATCACTATACTCCATTGCCTTTGCTGGGTATCTGTCTGGATTAGGCATTTTTAACTTAGTGGCCTGGGGCCATGGTCCACGtgtatttttctgaaaagaaggACCCTGGTTTTCATCATGATTTCCTAAACAGCAGTCCTTGACCCCAGagattaagaaccactgcttGAGCCTGTGTGGCTTGAAAAGTGCTCGCTAGCAGAAATCCCACAGAACAGCTACCATCCTCACCCTGTGATCGCATAGGCCTCAATTGTGTCTGTCAGATGAAGATCCTATTCCCACAGGCCCTCCCCCCTCCTACTCCCTGTTCCCAAACTCCTGCTCaagagcagcatccctggctagGAGGAAGAAGATCATGTTGCCTGGCCCCAGGGAGACAGCGGGTCAGTGGGAGGTGATGATGGAGGGAGGGAGCTATCAGACCCCAGGAGCCCTTAAATATGAGGACTGAGGGTTTGACCAGGACTCAAGCCCTCAATCAGTCCTTCCCTCAGTGAAGATGAGGAAGGAGACCCCTGCTCCAGGAATGTAAACACCAAGCCTACCTCAGGACTAGACCTGGGCTAGGGGCTGCTGGTCAGGCCCCCTGGATGTCCCTGGAGCTTGACTCTCCACATGTCCCCGAAGATAGCCAACAGTTTTGCTACTCAGCCACTTGTCACCTTCCTCTAAGGATGTTTCCACACTTTCTATAAAACTTTCTGGGGGCATGTCCACACTTCCATTCCCTGGAGGCATTCTACTCTTATTGCTAACCCACCTGGGGTATTTCTTATGGTTGTTGCTACCTCTCCCAATCCCTGGGTATATTTTCACGCTTGCCACAAAATCACCTAAACTCTATGCCCTGAGAGTCCTTATACATTTTGCGGATCCACGGTGGGCTCCAGAAGGAAGTGCTGTCTGGATGTTGGCCTCCCTGGTGGTAGATCTTCAGGGATTATGAAAGGTTGGGCCACTCTCAACTAGTGCCTGCCCAGCACAAGCCACATATCCCAGCCCATCTGTAGCCACAGGGAGTTAGTGACTCAGTTACCAAAAATCCAGAGACTTTGGCCCCTCCTGAAGGAAGGGAAGACTGGGGCCTTGTTGAGGCACACCCTCTTTCCAAGGACCTACTGCTtcatttgagaaaatgaaaaggaagttaaTAGGTGTTTCAGGAGCCATGGTATTCACCCAGCCCATTTTGCAAGCTGAGGATCAGAGGACATAAGTCTACCCAAAGACACACGGCTAGATGGTGGCAGAGCAGGCCTAGCCCCAGGTCACTGAGCATTCAGTCTGGAGTGAACACAGTCAGGAAGCCCTTAGTAAACAACCCCCCAAAATATAAtgatgaaggggacacagggaAGTCAGACAGGAGTCAGACTTTGATCAAGTTACTGCCTCTCTCAGCTATAAAAGGGTCTGAGGTTCCTGGCACCAAGATTCATCCTGCATTTTCCAGAGCACCCACTGTGTACCAGAGTCTACTCTGGGCCTCCTCAAATTACAAACAGATTGAGGTAAGGGAGGCTTAGGGTGGGGGAAGCtccctgcctgaggtcacacagaaagTCAGTGACAGAGCCAGAACTGACAACCTCACCAGCCAGCCAGTGCCCGCCTCCTCTCATGACCACTGAGGGAGGCTCCCAGGATTTTTCTTTCCCAGCCCTGCCAGTTCCTGGTTCTTACCTTCCCAGCTCTGCTCCAGGGAGAACCGTTCCCTTTAATAACTATAGCAGCTGTGCCCAGAATAACACTTGAGCCCCAAGCCACCTCTACCCCATCCAGGCCATCCTTCAGCAAAGTCTAGGCTGGGATGGGACTGCTGGTCCAGCCCATAGGCCCATCTGTTTGGAAAGTCAGAGGctctccttctccagctccttCTCTGGTCCCTCTCTGTGAGCAGAGAGGAGCAGCACAAGCCTTGTAGTCCCTAGCACTAGGCCAGGTCAGTCCTCTCTAGCTGACTActctggggctgggaggtgaagAAGAGCCAAGAGGGAACTCTCACCTCCCCTCCATCCCAACATTGGAGACACCCTGAGGCAGGCATTGACTCACATTTCTGTGGTCAGAACAGCTAGGAGGCAGTGATTTTATTGGGCTTGGCAACTCCAAAGAACAGAGTGAGGGTCAGGGCCTCAAAAGGGGACCCAATCTCCAGAGACCTCCTGGAAAAAGATCCAGGAGTGAGGAAACCTAGGAGCTCTATCAAATTTTGATGGTGCTTAGCCCAAGGTAGAGTCTTCAGTGGAAGGAGGATGTGTAACTTGTTACTTGTAATGAGCTCCTACTAGCTATGTGCCCATGGCTAATGCATCTGCTACTCACTAGGTAGGCATGACTCTAACTGGCTGCATGACCTCGAGTAAGCCATTTcccctctcagggcctcagtttcccttccaTGAAATGGGGTCTAAGACCCCTCGTTTGGGGGCTGGGAATGACGTCAGCTAGGGCGCTTCACACATGTCAGGGATTCGGAGAAAGTTATGATGTTAGTCCCAGGGGTGCAGAACCTGGAGCCAGAGGGAGGGGGTTGTACCACCATCTGGCGCTGCCCCAATGACCTGGAGCCGAAGCTTCAGAGGCACCTGAACTCCTgacaaccccctccccccaacctagACCCAGTAGCGCCTTCGGAACCTCTCTCAAGTCGCAAGAAGAAAGTAGGGGATCAGAGGCTTGACCCCAGCTCCTGGATTAGCCCAGGAAACTGGAGGACCCTCCGGTCCCGCTGCCTTTCAGCGTCACTCACCCATAGGCCCAGCCCCGACCCAGCGCCCAACGGGTCACCGGAGGACAAGCGACCTGAGCcgagacggggtggggggggcggtgccGGCCTTGGTGACGTCTCAATGTCATATGCAAATCGAGAGACGTCATGGTCTACCGGGCTTGCGGCAGCCAATCCGGAGACGGGAATGTAGCCCCGGCGGCCGCCGGCGGAGACAGACAAAGACCCGGGAGCTGGGGGCGCGGGGCGTGTCCCCAGGCTCCGGGAGCCCCCTGGCCAAAGCCGGTCGGAACTCACCTGGGGACTGGGGCGGTGCGGCGGGCGGAGGTGGTGCTGAGGTAGTTGTGAGGCGGGGCGTCCCGGGGTCGGCGGCTGATCACAGGCGCGGCCGCATCGCGGGGGCTGGGCGGGAAGGCGGCTGGGGTACGTGTCGGACGCTCAGGGCTGCTGCGCTCGCCCGCGGGGCTTTGACTCTGTGCAGCCGCCGCTGCTGTGCTCACGGCACAAATTGGAACGTTCAAACAGCTGATTGTGATGTCACAAAGGGGCCCGCCCGCCTCGCGTCACCGACCGGCGGAGCGGCGGCCAATCCCAGGTTGCGgatcccccctccccgcctcctccaCTGTTCGCTGGCTAGTGGCTCCCTCCCCGGGATCCCGACTCCGATCCTAGGGGCGGCGGCCCGGAGAAGCGACTGCTGGAAGCTTGGACCCCCTACCCCTGGGCGACCCACGGACCTCTCAAAGAGGAGGGTTCCCACTCCTTCCTACGAGATCCCCATCTTCCTGCACTCCCTCCGCATATCTCAGCGCCCTCACCTCTCGCACTGCCCCTCTTGTCCTTTCACCTGCATCCTACATACACGTCCCTCAATCTCTACCCTTTTCTCAACTCCACACCACGTTCGTgcacctccctcctcctcaccaCCCTTCTCACTGCTCTCCCTTTTCTGTCTCACCTTCTCAGCGTACGCGTTCGCTGCTTTCCCACCCCATTTTTCCTCAGCTGGGCAGGCTTGAGAGGCGGGGGACATCCCTTTTCTCTGGTTCCAGGGGAGCACCCGGCAGTATAGAAGAGTTGGTTAGGCTGACAGGAAATTTTGCGGAGTAGGACTTGGAGAGGAATTGCTCTGGGCTGAATAACCATTGAGTGCTCAGCACTGGAACATTTACACACCTTATTAACCCATTCTGCTGCAGGGGCTGGACAGAAAAGTGACAGGACAGGGACTGGTAATTAGCCCGGATTTACACACACGGAAACAGACAAATCTCACTAACTGTTAGTATGTAGATTCATATTCAATAATACACTCAACAGAAACTATTGTTGCTGCCAGACCagtagctgacatttattgaacacttactgagtgccaggcactgtgctatacTGCTTTATATATGTTTTGATCGTCACAACAATCCCAAAAGGTGGGTGTTATCCTCCTTTTCCAGTTGAGGAAACAGCCTCAGAGAGCCTAAGtgacttcccaaggtcacacagctatagtaaatggcagagccaggatttgaacccatagTTCCTGGCTCCAACTCTCTCCACTCTACGTGCACCAGATTATCAAAACCCCAGAGTGCTTCAGCCTCCCCCAGGAGACCTGGGCACAGCCCTGATTTCCCCcaaacttgctgtgtgaccccaaGCAAGTCAcgttacctctctgggcctcaatttccttatctgtcaaatcTAACATATccagttactttttattttatttttttgctgctgcgcacgggctttctctatttgcggcgagcaagggctactcttcgttgtggtgtgagggcttctcattgcggtggttttctcttgttgcagagcacgggctctaggcgcatgggcttcagtagctgtggcacacgggctcagtagttgtggcgtacgggcttagttgctccgcggcatgtgggatcttcccggaccagggatcgaacccgtgtcccctgcattggcagacagattcttaaccactgagccaccagggaagtcccaagtttccTTTTAGATATTCTTTCAAACTCTCCATCCTCAGGTTTCTTCCAATCCCATATTCTAGGCCCCCAGCATTCCCAGTGGCCTAGGAAATGCCTGAAAGACTACAAATACACATCCTCAGAGTCTCCAGAGGTTCTGGGTCCTTTCTTAGTAGAGCAGAACTGGTGGGGATGGGTCTGAGAGCTGTCCCTCTGGTCCATCAGGAGGCAGGGGGTGAGCTAGGCCAGAGCTTCTGCTCTGGTGATAAAATCCCAGCCTAATATCAAACCCTAGAAGGACTCCTCAGTCCTAGCAAATAGGAGTAGTATCCTGGAAATAATACCCAGAGGTTTGACTGGGGTGTAGGGGATGTAGAGCAGTGTTTGGGCCCTTGGAGGGGTGTCCCCAAAGCATCCTCATTCTTTGCAACCCTGAGTCTCTGCCCATCACATCTGCTTCCTGCTAACCTCATACCCTCTCTTGCTCGCTGACTTAAACTAAATAATCTCTAACATGCCTCTCTTGTCACACCACTTGCCTGCTCTAAAACCTTCTGTGGCTCCCACAGTACCATGCTCCTTAATACAGCATTTGTGGCCTTCCATGATCCAGCCCCAGTTCTCTCCAGCTTTATTCCCCTTCTTCACTTACACACACCTTGTTCTAAGGTCAAACTCTTCATTGTCTCTTCAACTCTCTCCCACAACCACACTTTGGCTCAAGCTCTTTCCTGGAATGCCCTCTTCAGCCCTTTCTGAATTCAGAGCTTTCCTGTCTTCAAGATTCTACTCACCCCTTCTTCCTCTAGGTAGCTTTTCCTGTCCTCACCCATGGTCCAGAACTACCTTGATGGACAATAcagttatttatttgttcaataagCAGTAAGTCATGGTGGctaattgtgtgtatgtgttttcccAGGTAGACGGTGGGCATCCCAAAGGCAGGATCTCATATACTCCCATCACTCAGCCTGTGCTGGGCCTGGCATAGAGTAGACTCTAATCAAAGGCTCAATGATTAAAagctggggtcttccctggtggtgcaggggttaagaatccacctgccaatgcaggggatatgggttcaagccctggtccgggaagatcccacatgccgcggagtaactaagcccgtgcgccacaattactaagcccatgtgccacaactactgtggcctagagcccgtgctctgcaacaagagaagccaccgcaatgagaagcccgtgcaccgcaacgaacagtagcccctgctcgccgcaactagagaaaagcccacgtgcagcaatgacgacccaacagagccaaaaaaaagaaagaaaaaggttgaTAGGTACTGCCAAATAGCCTCTAggatgtaccaatttatactGCTTGTAGGTTCGTTTGtatttttctacataaatatGTCAtatgataggacttccctggtggtgcagtggttgagagcctgcctgccaatgcaggggacacgggttcgagccctggtccgggacgatcccacatgccgcagagcagctaagcccatgcgccacaactactgagcctgaactctggAACCTGCAGCCACAACTgttgagtccacgtgccacaactactgaaacctgtgcacctagggcccatgctctgcaacaagagaaaccacagcaatgagaagcctgcacaccagaacaaggagcagcccc
This region of Physeter macrocephalus isolate SW-GA chromosome 14, ASM283717v5, whole genome shotgun sequence genomic DNA includes:
- the TP53INP2 gene encoding tumor protein p53-inducible nuclear protein 2 isoform X2; the encoded protein is MLQRLTSLFFSSPAPPEDPDCPRAFVSEEDEVDGWLIIDLPEGPGLGPARLQSSPLEDLLIEHPSMSVYVTGSTIVLEPGPPSPHPDAALPDGDLSDGELAPARREPRALHHAAPLPARAALLEKAGQARRLQRARQRAERHALSAKVVQRQNRARESRPRRPKHQGSFVYQPCQRQFNY
- the TP53INP2 gene encoding tumor protein p53-inducible nuclear protein 2 isoform X1, whose product is MLQRLTSLFFSSPAPPEDPDCPRAFVSEEDEVDGWLIIDLPDSFTAPPSPGAAPAPAGRPPPAPSLMDESWFVTPPACFTAEGPGLGPARLQSSPLEDLLIEHPSMSVYVTGSTIVLEPGPPSPHPDAALPDGDLSDGELAPARREPRALHHAAPLPARAALLEKAGQARRLQRARQRAERHALSAKVVQRQNRARESRPRRPKHQGSFVYQPCQRQFNY